The Candidatus Melainabacteria bacterium DNA segment AGATGCGACGGAAACCCTTCAGTTCTTGAACGGGTCGCGTCACAGTTCCGACAAGGTCACGGATATAGAGCTGCACCACTTCAGCACCGGCACGTTCACCAACATTGGTAAGCGTCACCGTCGCAGTCAGTGTTTCGCCCTCGTATATGTTGTCGGTGTTGAGTTTGACAGGTCCGATCTCGAAGTTGGTGTAGCTCAATCCGAAGCCAAACGGATAGAGCGGCGAGTTCGCCACATCCAGATAGCGACTGCGATATTCAAGATCAGGCTGCGTCGGGTCGAAAGGTCGCCCCGTATTTTTGTGGTTGTAAAAGATCGGCACCTGCCCGAGCGTACGAGGGAAGCTCATAGTCAGCTTTCCGCTCGGGTTGACATCGCCAAATAGGACGTCGACGATAGCCGCACCAGCCATAGTGCCGCCGAACCATGTCTCGACAATTGCGTCGAGATTCTCGTCTTCCCAACTGAGCGTGAGGGGGCGACCATTCATGAGAACAAGAACGATGGGTTTCCCCGTCGCCTTGAGCGCCTTCAACAGGGCGACCTGGTTCTCAAACAAGCCGATCGTGCTGCGGCAAGAAGCTTCGCCCGTCAGGCCGAGGCACTCGCCGAGCGCAACCACGACAACGTCAGATTGAGAAGCGACCTCCACGGCTTCGTCAATCAGCTGAGCCGGCGACTTCTCGTCGATGGTGATCTGACCATCTCCCAGCTTCTTAATAAGGTCGGGCTCATCGATAAGATTGCAGCCCTTTCGATGTATGAAGGATGCCGAACCGAACTTCTGCCTGATGGCCTGCCACATACTAGTGGTTCTCTTCCAGTCGCCGGCAGCGCTCCAGCAGCCAATCAAGTTGCGATTGTCTGTCACCAGAGGCCCGACGAAGGCAATCTTCTGCTCCGGCCGCAGTGGCAGAACATTGTTCGCGTTTTTCAAGAGCACAATGCTCTCCGCGGCAGCCTGTTGCGCCAGTGCGAGCTTATCGGGGCTCATGATCTCGTTCTTGACGCGTTCTTCGCTGAGCCCTCGGAACGGATCTTCGAACAATCCAAGTTCCCACTTAGCTTCGAGAATGACGCGGCAGGCAGCATCGATCTGCTCAACCTTGATGCGCCCTTCCTCAACCGAGTCGGCAAGGTGTTTGAGAAACACTTCGCCGACCATGTCCATGTCGGTGCCGGCGCTCAGAGCCAACTCACCGACAGTAGCCTCATCGCCGACGCCATGCTCGATCATCTCGTTGATGGCCGTGTAGTCAGTGACGACAAAGCCCTGGAATCCCCACATCTTGCGCAACAGCGTCGTCAACAACCATTTGTTGCCGGTAGCGGGAAGTCCGTCGACCTCATTGAATGAGGTCATCACGCTCAGCGCGCCCGCCTCAACACCAGCACGGTAGGGCGGCAGGAAGTAATCGAACATGCGCCAGCGGCTCATGTCGACCGTATTGTAGTCGCGACCTGCTTCCGCGGCTCCGTAGAGCGCGAAGTGCTTAATGCACGCCGCCACAGCACGGGGATCGCGAAGGTCAGCACCCTGGTAACCGCACACCATAGCCTGAGCGATTCTCGAACCGAGGAAGGGGTCTTCACCGGCGCCTTCCGCAACCCGACCCCAACGGGGATCTCGGCAGACATCGAGCATCGGCGAGAAAACCCAGTTGACGCCATCCGCGGAGGCTTCGCCGGCCGCGGCGCGAGCAGTGCGCTCGATCAGATCCATATCCCACGTAGCCGCCAGTCCGAGCGGCAGAGGGAAGATTGTGCGGTGTCCATGAATGACGTCATAGCCGAACAAAAGCGGAATGCCAAGACGCGACTGAGTGACCGCCATCGTCTGCAACGGACCCACCACTTGCGGACCGATCGAATTGAAGACGCCTCCAGCAAGGCCACCTTTGATTTTATCCTCTGCCCCAACACTCATAATCGGGCCGGTGACAGCGGAACCGACAGACAGCAAATTGAGCTGTCCGATCTTCTCTTGCAGAGTCATCCTGGCCATCAAGCCGGCGATGAACTTGTCTCGACTGCGTTTATCAAGCAGCATGTCTTACTCCTTCATGTTTGATCTGTTGTCACTTAATGGCATCGGCAGCCCTTCCAGCCGCCGATTGCCAATGTCAATAAACAAGCGCGAACTAAATCGCGCTCGTCCAGACCACCATACGGCGGTGCATCACTCCGGCAACTGCAACGAACCCAAACCTTGCAGGCTGGAATAAAGCGCACCATAATAAGCTGCGAGTACCGCAACCACACCCAGAAAGATAAGCACCGGTATCGCGAACGATACCAGTGCTTCCAGACCCCTCTTCATAGATCACCTTTTCGTCAGGTAGAACAGCTGATATCACTGGCGGTGCAGATCGTCAAGCGCCTCCTTCATGAAACGAGCCGGCAAAGCAAGGGTAACGCCGCCACCTTGCTGGGTGACGAACGACATGCTGACCACCTCGCCGTTGAGATTAACGACAGGGTTCCCAGAATCGCCTCTGTAGCCCTGGATGTTCTCGACCACGACTTCTTGACCCAGCGCATAACGCGAGTCGAGACCGGGCAAAGCGGCGAACGGCTTGACCTCGCTGACCTGACCGATGCTGTCGGAGGGACCACGGGTCCAACGAGCGCTGCTCGGATTGAAATGCTCAGGCAAAGGCAGCGTTCCCATGAAGACCTGACTGCCCGCCTTCGCTGGCTCGTCGGCGATCTTCAAGGGTTTGCATGCTTCAGCCGGAACTGCCGCCGTGAGAATGGAAATCTCACGTTCGCGCTTTTCCAGAACCTTTTTAGCCGGATAGCTCTGACCGTTGGACAGCGTCACTTCGAACCCGGCGAATTCCTCGTCGGTGACGTGACTGACAGTCGAGATCTCGCAGTTCCCCGCCTTGTCGATGCCTACGGCGAAGCCTGG contains these protein-coding regions:
- the bglX gene encoding beta-glucosidase BglX; this encodes MLLDKRSRDKFIAGLMARMTLQEKIGQLNLLSVGSAVTGPIMSVGAEDKIKGGLAGGVFNSIGPQVVGPLQTMAVTQSRLGIPLLFGYDVIHGHRTIFPLPLGLAATWDMDLIERTARAAAGEASADGVNWVFSPMLDVCRDPRWGRVAEGAGEDPFLGSRIAQAMVCGYQGADLRDPRAVAACIKHFALYGAAEAGRDYNTVDMSRWRMFDYFLPPYRAGVEAGALSVMTSFNEVDGLPATGNKWLLTTLLRKMWGFQGFVVTDYTAINEMIEHGVGDEATVGELALSAGTDMDMVGEVFLKHLADSVEEGRIKVEQIDAACRVILEAKWELGLFEDPFRGLSEERVKNEIMSPDKLALAQQAAAESIVLLKNANNVLPLRPEQKIAFVGPLVTDNRNLIGCWSAAGDWKRTTSMWQAIRQKFGSASFIHRKGCNLIDEPDLIKKLGDGQITIDEKSPAQLIDEAVEVASQSDVVVVALGECLGLTGEASCRSTIGLFENQVALLKALKATGKPIVLVLMNGRPLTLSWEDENLDAIVETWFGGTMAGAAIVDVLFGDVNPSGKLTMSFPRTLGQVPIFYNHKNTGRPFDPTQPDLEYRSRYLDVANSPLYPFGFGLSYTNFEIGPVKLNTDNIYEGETLTATVTLTNVGERAGAEVVQLYIRDLVGTVTRPVQELKGFRRIFLEPGESALVQFELTSDDLRFHNQDLEFVAEPGTFQLFIGANCRDVQAVQFELRS